TTAGGAGGAACCGTGGATACGCTCATGTCTGTGACGACAGACTGACTGCAGCCGAGTCTAGACTCcgaattttataaaattctaaTGGCAGATAAGAAACTAAAAGGTATCTTTGGAAAGTCATGCCTCGGAAATTTCTGGGCTAACAACTTCATACTTCGCATCCTCGGCACTGGGGAGCTCAGGGATAAAGGGCGCCTGTCCCCTTCGTTCCTTTTTCAGTTGCTCCCGGATTGTAGCCACTGACTTGCGGCCTTTTCCCTCAAAATATTTCGGGCCTAGATCCTCCAGATCGAATCCTCGGGGGTAATACttgtcgtcttcgtctcctGGCAAGGgcatccccatcgcccaGCTGATCCATGCCGCGGGACTCCAGCGGTTCCAAAGCGTCGGCTTCACATAGTATGGAATAGCTTCATAGAGATTTACGTAGTAGCGTCCATATTCATTTGGCTTATCGGTAAAGATATCGATTCGCCGGAAATTCGGCCGAGGCAGGGCCAGATGGCGTAGATAGAACCGGCGGACGGCGATAAGTGAGGAAAATATCGTCTTGTATGCCACGGATGGTGGTTGGTACCTGTGCAGGTTAGTTAGGTAGCCAGTAAACCGTGACAATGAGAGAATCCGTACATCATTGCCTCTCGTAACCGATCATCCATCACACATGACGCAAAATTGATACCAACTGACTTGAGAAATCGTGGCATTGAATAGACGAGAACATCCATCGTCTTGTCCGCGACCTCCTTATTCGAAGCACTCGGCTTCATATAGTCTTCCTCGTACTTCAGACTCCACTCCCGGAGCTCTTCTAGGAAATGCAGTCCATCACGGAATGCATGCGGTCCTGAAGGGAGGTCGGCGAAGCTGATTTCCAGTGCATCACCGAGACTTTTCCAGTAAGTGCCGACGGCGCATTGCTCCACCTCACTGAGTGACCGCCACTCGAACATATCAATAAAGCGAATGGGCTCGATGGCAAACAAACTCAGGGTGTACAGCATATCGGACTCGAGAATTTTCCCGCTGCTCCGGTATCCTACATGGAGAAACTTAGTGCGAGCAAGAGCGGTCTGTGCTCGTTCAGAGGACGGCTCAAACGCCATGAACTGCCCGATCAGGGCGCCTGTGTCGGCATACCGTTTGAAGGAGGTCGTGGGGTTGGAGAACTGGGATGTTTTGAGCAGGAGGGATGATATTGTTGGAATTCCATATGTCTGCCACTGTTAGTTATGTCTCAGTAGAGATGGCTGGATGAGGTACCCTGAACAAGGCAAACTGCAACGCCTTTAATGTCGCTGACGGGAATTCCATCGATAGCATCTGTTTTTGGATTGCCCAGGCATCATGATCCGTCATCGAAGCCATCTCCTCTCGAGTGGTATATTTGCGGTACACCCTTTGTAAGCGCTTCAGTCGTCGATACCGAAGGGACTTTTGGAGGAGCAGGTATGCGGCAAGAACAGCAGCCGATAGTCCACCGCGCTTCCTGGGGTCCCTCCAGAACTCCAGCAGTAGAGTGCGGATGGGCAGCTGTTTGAGGCTGACCATGATGCGGGCAATTTGCTTATCCATAGTGGAAAATGGTGGCCAAGACTAATGGGGTTGTATCCCCTTCCAGCCGGCTGGGTCATGGGATTCTTATACTATGCAGCGGTGCCATCAGGCCACAACGCAAATCTGTATAATGACGACGAACCATTGACATGGCGCAAGGCAGGTGCGATATCCGATGTGCCGTCCCCAACTTCACTGGTGCACTGCAGGCGTCTTTTCATGTGCGTCAGGATCGGCAAACGGACCGAGGGGAACAACCCACAGACGCGGCGCCAGGCGCACCTCTCAACGGCGTCCGATATCTCATGCTTAGTCGCGGTCGCTGAGTCGCCTCTGTCGGGCTGCTGTAAATGGCTGGATGGATGAACAACCGAGGAATGAGGGGCCCCAACAGGCCAAAATCGAGGTGCCGGACGGTCGATCCCGAGATCGTATGTTGAGTCCACCGGAAACTGACTCGCTGGCGCTGACACCGCGATTCTTCACTTCTTGGGCAATCATAATCATGTAAAACCGTCATTGCACTTCGGATCCCGGCGGTTGCGAGAATTACGCAAATTTGGGCTTATTCTGATTCTAATGGTGAAATGGGTGATCCCAAAGTCCTCCATGAGGATATCCGGTACTCCGTATCTCGCGACGACTATTACCAATCTCATGGGTCAAATAACCTCTGAAGCGTGATCTTTGCAAACTATATGTCCGGTGGTACGGGAAAGCATGATGGTCAAGGTTTGCGCCCATGATCGAGCTCACACCACCTCTTACCTACATCACTGCGTCATGGACGGTGCACAAATCCTGAGCAGAACACATTTCCtatcggtgttgaggagCACCCGATAATCAAGACGGATCAACTTGGAGCGCGATACAAAATACAATCCGATGACTAGGTGGTTTTCCAAAAAGGTCCCTACGGAGGACAGTCGCAGCCCGAGTGCGACTTCGACACGGTCGATGAATCCAATGTGTGACATTGGTGGGTATACTATGAATTACGCGAACCAGCTGCTCCGGACGGGAAAATACTCGGATCTCACCTTATCCTGCCAGGGGCGTGTCTTCCATGTACACCGGGTGATCGTCTGTCCCCAGGTGCAGTTCGTGGAAGGCGCAGTCAGGAGCGGGTTAAAGGTAAGCGACCTGTCTCGCGGCATCTTAACCTAGGTCTGACTCTAGATAGGAGGCTGTGGAGTCGCATATTGATTTTCCAGCAGACGATCCGCGTATGATAGATATGGTAGTGTCATGGTGCTACAGCCGAGATTCCAGCTTCGAGAACGAACAGGATATGTTCCAATTGTATCTGGTGGCCGACAAGTTTGGCATCTCCGACCTCAAAGAATATACGTACCGTCGAATGCTCAGCTGGACGATAGAGAGCTGCTTTACGTCTCAAGACTTCCCCTACTCTGTTGAGAAAATTTGGCGCGAAGCACCACCGTATGAAAAGGAGCTCCGCCACAAAATGGTCCAACTTGTTGCAATGGGGTACAAATCATCTCGGGAGGAAGATTGGAAGAGGATTCTTAGCGATAATCCCGAGCTGGTAATGGAGGTGCTTGATGAGGTCGGTGTCATGCATTCGAAACTGAGCTCAGAATTGGAGCAGgcaaaaaaggaagaggacgaggcaAAAGAGGGAGTGATGCGACAAGCGAAGTGCAGAAGTTGCCGCAAGAAATACCGCAAGTACTAGGTCTTGGTCAAGCTCCGACTGAACCCCTACGGCAGTCTCAAGCGTCAGATCTGAAGTGTCAAGTGCCAACTCATGATGTAGCAGCGTATAGCAGAATGAAACACCGTCTTTCCAGCAAGCCACGCATAAGCGATCGGGTTACTCAGCGGAGATCCGTTTCTGGTTCCTAAGCGGAATTGCGGATGTAGACTAATTTGTGAGTCTGCTTAGTGCTTACCAAGTTCCCATTACTGTAGTTAGGTAAACGAAGGCGCAAGTTGACAAAGAAAGTTGCAAATCGGACCCCAAGATTTCTCATCACGAGGCGCCGCTGACAAACAGGAACGCGCGCCTGCCGGGGCTCTGATTGGCCCGCCGCCGATAAACGGCTGCCCGGGCCCACTGCGGAATTGCAGGGCCAGCCAGACTGTCCCGCCATCGATCACGAATAAAGAAAGCTCTGCCCCTCCATGTCTGTCTTCCAGATCCAACAATCCACGCAATTGCAACGAGCACCTTCACACCTCCATCCTTAACATCtccatcaacatcaaaaCGACTACAATGGGTTCCACCGGAGTCGAGTTCAAGAACCCCGCCACGGGTACCCTCCTGGAGGCTGTCAAGGCCCGTCGCACCATCTACGGCCTCAAGGCTGAGAGCCCCATCTCCGACGACACAATCGAGTCCATTGTCCGCGACTCCGTCCTGCACGTccccagctccttcaacacCCAGACCTCTCGCGTCGTTCTCCTCTTGAAGGATGAGCACAAGAAGGTGTGGGACATTGCCCTCCAGGCCATGGAGGGGCTCGTTGCCGCCGGGGCTCTGCCCAAGGAGGCCTACGAGTCTtccaccaagcccaagcttGAGGGCTTCCGCAATGGCTACGGAACTGTACGTTACGATCCAAGTTAAACATTGACCAGTTTGCTAATTATGCaggtcctcttcttcgtcgactATGACGCCCTCAAGGAcatcaaggagaagttcGCCATCTACGCCGACAAGTTCGACCCCTTCGCTCTGGAGTCGAACGCCATGTCCCAGTACCTTGGTATGCTCTTGAATTCCTAATACCCATTCCCAATACCCAGGTCAAACATACTAACGTTCGCAGTCTGGACCGCTCTCGCCTCCGAAGGCCTCGGTGCCAACCTCCAGCACTACAGCCCCCTGATTGACGAGCAGATTCAGAAGCAGTGGAACATCCCTGCCAGCTGGAAGCTCGACGCCCAGCTGGTCTTTGGTACCCCTGCCGGTGGCCCTCTCGACAAGACCTTCGCTCCTATCGAGGACCGCTTCAAGGTGTTCGGCAAGTCGGCATAGATTATACATATCTAGACATTTGCATTAGCGATAAATCATAAACGACTTTAAGACTCCAAGCTCTGGTtacttatatctatttatttccCAAAAGCTCCAAATCCCCATCAACCCCCCTCTTCACACTTCTAGCCCTCTTCACCAATCTCCCCGGGTGCCAAATAATCCAAACCCCCATCAGAAccgccatcaacgccccATCAAAAACATAAATATACACTTCGCGCTCACGCACATCCGCTCCCTTGGGCGCCCCAAACTCCACCGTCCTCACCAAATTCCTCACAATCATACATCCACACACCACATAAAGACACCACATGTACCCCCTCCACCCaaaccccatcccatccagctccccaGAAACCCTCGTCGGATAAGCCGCCAGCCTCCGCTGAAACGTGATCCCAATCGCCACAAACCCAATAAACACAACAAGCGTAAACACCAGTCCCGCGAGGACCGCCTTGATTCCAATATCAATGACATGCGCATCTCCCGTGACTTGCAACCCGGCGCCGACAAGCTGCGTCAATAGACAGATTACGTCGTTCAGCACGAACAATACCGTCAGCCGCTTTGGCCGGATCGGCGAGTGGTGCTCGGCGTCTAGGGCGGTGATTATCCGTGACAGGGTCATGTATACGCTTGCGGCTAGGAGCGGTGGTGCGCAGAGGAGCAGCATCTGCTGTTGAGCCCAGGGCCCGATTCCCGTCCGGGCGTTGTGGGAGCGTGCGCGGCCGTGGTAGCCGAATGTTTCGCCTGATATTCCTGTTAGAGTTGGATTCTTTGGTGGTGTGGTAGAGGGATGGAAGGAAAGGTAGGGTTTGGGACGTACATATTCCGCCGAGGACGAAGGGGATGAAGTATGCCGCCTTGTATGGGAACATGAGCACAATGTGTGCGAGGGTTGCGAGGCCGAAGATGGCCATGAAGGCGTATCCGGCTGTCAGGGAGGGGTTGTAGGGGTAGAATTCGACCCAGGGGGATGAGCCATTAACGCCTGGGTGGAAGGTGAAGTCCATTTTGATATAAATAAATCAGTGCTGTCAGTAGGTAATAGAGGTGGTGATGGTAAAAGATTTTTAGGATAAGAAAGCTGTTCAAGATAACATGGGCTGTCCTTTATACGTACTTAGGGTCTACAGCGCGTTTCAACTGATTACCGCTTTGGGTAATCTGGAAACGAATACGGGTGGAGCGGGAAAGCTTCGGTGCGGATCGTGCAGAGTTTGGATGGAGTCGCGTTATTTTTAGGATCATTATACACCCGATCGGCATTTTTTATTCTACT
Above is a window of Aspergillus puulaauensis MK2 DNA, chromosome 2, nearly complete sequence DNA encoding:
- a CDS encoding RTA1 domain-containing protein (COG:S;~EggNog:ENOG410PWVT;~InterPro:IPR007568;~PFAM:PF04479;~TransMembrane:7 (o27-45i52-69o89-106i126-150o162-184i204-224o244-264i);~go_component: GO:0016021 - integral component of membrane [Evidence IEA]), coding for MDFTFHPGVNGSSPWVEFYPYNPSLTAGYAFMAIFGLATLAHIVLMFPYKAAYFIPFVLGGICETFGYHGRARSHNARTGIGPWAQQQMLLLCAPPLLAASVYMTLSRIITALDAEHHSPIRPKRLTVLFVLNDVICLLTQLVGAGLQVTGDAHVIDIGIKAVLAGLVFTLVVFIGFVAIGITFQRRLAAYPTRVSGELDGMGFGWRGYMWCLYVVCGCMIVRNLVRTVEFGAPKGADVREREVYIYVFDGALMAVLMGVWIIWHPGRLVKRARSVKRGVDGDLELLGNK
- a CDS encoding uncharacterized protein (COG:S;~EggNog:ENOG410PGIZ), with product MDKQIARIMVSLKQLPIRTLLLEFWRDPRKRGGLSAAVLAAYLLLQKSLRYRRLKRLQRVYRKYTTREEMASMTDHDAWAIQKQMLSMEFPSATLKALQFALFRTYGIPTISSLLLKTSQFSNPTTSFKRYADTGALIGQFMAFEPSSERAQTALARTKFLHVGYRSSGKILESDMLYTLSLFAIEPIRFIDMFEWRSLSEVEQCAVGTYWKSLGDALEISFADLPSGPHAFRDGLHFLEELREWSLKYEEDYMKPSASNKEVADKTMDVLVYSMPRFLKSVGINFASCVMDDRLREAMMYQPPSVAYKTIFSSLIAVRRFYLRHLALPRPNFRRIDIFTDKPNEYGRYYVNLYEAIPYYVKPTLWNRWSPAAWISWAMGMPLPGDEDDKYYPRGFDLEDLGPKYFEGKGRKSVATIREQLKKERRGQAPFIPELPSAEDAKYEVVSPEISEA
- a CDS encoding BTB/POZ domain-containing protein (COG:S;~EggNog:ENOG410PT2C;~InterPro:IPR000210,IPR011333;~PFAM:PF00651;~go_function: GO:0005515 - protein binding [Evidence IEA]); the encoded protein is MTRWFSKKVPTEDSRSPSATSTRSMNPMCDIGGYTMNYANQLLRTGKYSDLTLSCQGRVFHVHRVIVCPQVQFVEGAVRSGLKEAVESHIDFPADDPRMIDMVVSWCYSRDSSFENEQDMFQLYLVADKFGISDLKEYTYRRMLSWTIESCFTSQDFPYSVEKIWREAPPYEKELRHKMVQLVAMGYKSSREEDWKRILSDNPELVMEVLDEVGVMHSKLSSELEQAKKEEDEAKEGVMRQAKCRSCRKKYRKY
- a CDS encoding nitroreductase family protein (COG:S;~EggNog:ENOG410PRCT;~InterPro:IPR033877,IPR029479,IPR000415;~PFAM:PF00881;~go_function: GO:0016491 - oxidoreductase activity [Evidence IEA];~go_function: GO:0016657 - oxidoreductase activity, acting on NAD(P)H, nitrogenous group as acceptor [Evidence IEA];~go_process: GO:0034599 - cellular response to oxidative stress [Evidence IEA]), which translates into the protein MGSTGVEFKNPATGTLLEAVKARRTIYGLKAESPISDDTIESIVRDSVLHVPSSFNTQTSRVVLLLKDEHKKVWDIALQAMEGLVAAGALPKEAYESSTKPKLEGFRNGYGTVLFFVDYDALKDIKEKFAIYADKFDPFALESNAMSQYLVWTALASEGLGANLQHYSPLIDEQIQKQWNIPASWKLDAQLVFGTPAGGPLDKTFAPIEDRFKVFGKSA